The genomic segment ATTAGAGCACGGAAGAGACAGCCGCACTCCAGTCCACATGGATAAATCTGACAGCCTGGGTAAGACGAACAATCTTCtaggaaaatgtaatttataaaactggcccccaaaaaagaaagaaaaattttaaaggactctcttcctcaaaacaaaaacaaaactaacatgCAAGCACCAGGTCCCAATAGTTTCACAAACTCTACCAGGGCTTCAAAGACCAGGCAATTCAACACTGTTAAACTGCTCTAGAAAATGCATCAGGAAGAAAACGTCTCAATTATTTTTGTGAAGGAAGTGCAACACTGATATCaaaaccttgaaaaaaaaaagtgcccacCAAAAAGGAGACGACAGACAAGCGTACTTGTGAAGAGCAACTCGGACATGAGATTCAACAGCACAGGGTGTCCAGCAGCACCTTGCAGGAACCACGTGTCAGACCGAATGAAGCGCCTTTCAGGATTCAAGCCTTCACTATCCGCAACTCCATTAGCATAATTCATCACATTAATACAGCAAAGAAGGAAAGTCATAAGATCATCCCATAGGCGATCTTTAAAAAAGGAACTGACAAAAGTCAACAAcgattcttgattttttttaaacgaGGCACAGTAAAACGAGAAGGACAGGCTCTTCCTGGGCACGTGGAGCGCGTCCTCCTCAGCCCGCCAGAGCGGGGACCCCTGGAGCCCTCCCCAGAGCAGCCCATCACAAGCACGATTACTTGCCAGTCCACGCATCTGGGTAACAAAAGGAAACCGGGATGTAAAAACTGGAAAGGGGAAGGTTAAATATCACTATTTGCAGCTACTAGGATTGGGTACCTGGAGAACCCAAGAtaatcaactgaaaaataacagaATCAGCAAGGTAGCAAAGGACAAAGTTCCACACAGAAATCAAGTGTGCTCGCACGTGGACATGCGAAGGACGACATGGAAGAAAAGGCTCCTAGCGATGTCGACAGGGAGGAAAGGTCTGCAAATAAAGAAAACCAGAAGGCACTACAGCAGAGGAGCCCGAAGCGACTGGGGAATGAGCACGCTCCTGAGAAGGACGGCCCGACGCCACACAGACATCACTGCTGCCCCTAAGTTACCTGAACACAGTTCCAACCCCAGCCAGTCGGGTTTGGGGGATGTGAGGATGTGTGCGTTTGGGGGGGTCTGAATGAAGAACAGGCAAGCTAGTTCAAAGTTCATAGGTCAGGACAACCTAGAATAGGTGAAAAAAATTATGACAAAAGAGCAATGAGTTCTTTGAGATTCACTCACTAAAACAGTGGTTACAGCTGCACACACGGACAATGGGGCAGCtcgtaagaaaacaaacagaagcagTTTTGAGAAAGAACAATAAAGTTGGACGCATCCCACATCCTAATTTTGAAATACACCACAAAGCGACAGTAATTACAGCCATGGGCGACTGGcataaagacaaagacaaagaacaGTCGatcagaatagagtccagaaagaaagagacacaTACACCGTCTACAGGTCTGCAACAAGGGAGCCAAGACACCCCATGAGGAGAGGATGGTCTGCCCAACAGACGAGGCTGGAAACTCAAGCCAAACCTGCAAAAGAATGAACTTGGACCCTATCGCACACAAGccaactcaaaattgattaaagacttaaacagaagacCCCAAACGGTAAAACCCCTCGAAGTAAGCACAGGGGAAAATCTTCTCAAGGCTGGTTTTGCCAGTGACTTCATGGCTACGACACCAAGAGCACCAAGTAAGAGAAACGAAAAGAGCTCAGCGGGACAACATCAAACCAGAGAGCAAAGGAAGTAACCGACCGAGCAGACCAGCACTTAGGGAACAGGAGAGGATGCGTGCAGAAAGACCTTCCTCTGCTCACACTGGGGTGCGCCCCCACAAGTCCATCAAGAGTTGAAAATACCTTAAGTTGAAAGTGCATTTAAGACGTGGGACCTACGGAACATCACAGCTCAGCCTGGCCTTCCTGAAACGTGCTCAGAACACTCACATCAGCCTATAGTTGGGCAAgaccatctaacacaaagcccaTTTTATACTAAAGTGTGGAATGTCTCCTATAACTGACTGAACACTATGCAGaaggtgaaaaacagaatggctaGCTGTGCACTGGCTGCTCACCCTTGTGATCGCGGGGCTGGCGGGAGCTGCAGTGGCCGCAGCCCGGGGTCCCAAGACAGTATCCGCCCCACATCGCTAGTCCAGAGGgtcaaaattcaaagtatggtttctactgaaaGTGTATCACTTTTGCACCATGCAAAGGTGAAAacctgtaaaactgaaaaatcttaAGTCAAGGACCGTGTGTATGTGAGAAGGGGTTCATCTCCAAAAcatataaggaactcctacaattcaacagtgaaaaacaaagccaaaaactgAGAGCCTAATCATAAAATGGGCtaaggacctgaacagacattttgccaaagaggacacacagatggccaacaggcatgtgagAAGGTGCTCAGCATCGCTAACCATCAGAGAAACACACACCAAATCCACAGCAAGATGCCACCTCCCTTTTGTCcagatggctgtcatcaaaaaaaaaaaaaaaaggaagaagaagaaaaagaagtgctggcaaggatgtggagaaacaggaaccctGTACACTGGCGGTAACACAAGATGGcacagccactacggaaaacagcaCAAAGGCTCCTCAAAATGTGAAAAGCAGAactatcatgtgatccagcagcgCTGCTTCTGAGcatttatttgaaagaattacAATCAGGacctcaaagagatatctgcaccacGTGTCCACGGCAGCATGATTCAAGACACCCAAGACACAGAGGCAGCCGAAGGGTTCGTCTACAGGTGAGTGGATAAAGAGGACGTGGCAAAACCACGTGATGGAACGTTATTCATCctccaaaaaagaaggaaattctgcagcATGCAACAACTTAGATGGACCTTGAAGACATcatgcaaagtgaaagaagccagccacagaaggacaaacactgcATGACCCCACTGACACGAGGGATCTAAAACAGTCCGATTCAAAGAAGCACCAAGtggaatggtggctgccaggggcgggggcaggggagaCGGGGAGCTGCTACTCAATGGGCAGAAAGTCTCACTGAAACAAGATGAAACAACTCCAGAGTGCTGCTGGGTGACACCACACCTGGTGGGCTCAACACAGGGCTGTACTGTGTACATGGTATGGCGCTGTGCACGTAGTGTGCACAGGAAGTACTGTGCACACGGTATACACTGTGCGCACAGTAAGTACTGTGCACATGTTAAGTACTGTGCACACGGTACACTTTGCACACACAGTGTGCACTCTGCACACATTAAGTATTGTGCGCACAGTACACACTGTGTGCACGGTAAGTACTGTGCACACAGTATGCTCCGTGCACACAGTACGCACTGTGCGCACAGTAAGTACTGTGCACATGTTAAGTACTGTGCACACGGTACTGCACTGTGTACTTCAATCTGCAAAGTGGTAGGTCTCATAAGAAGCATTCTTATCacaataaatacattattttaaaatctaaatataaatggCAATTTAGGGCACAAAAAGCTAGAACCTAAAACCAGCAGGGAAGAAATGGACCGTTTAATACCTTGGACAGGGCCGCCAGCAGAAGGCCCCGGCAAAGCCAGGGTCAGACCAGACCTCACGGCGCACGCCGGGACAAAggacaaatgaataaaaacttGAGAAGTAAATcaacaagaagaaaacacagcCCTTCTTTTTAAACCTGAAGAAAGGAAACCTCTGTGAACTACAACTCGAAGTCCAAACGCCACACACGTACACGGACAGATCCAATGGCACGGAGGCGGCTACGTGGCCAAACAACAGGGACAACAAAAGAAGGCAGCACGTGACCTGAATTCATCCAACGTTCAAAGAGCTCGTCTCCATgatctaaagggaaaaaaatcaaccacaCAGTTTTAAAACACAAAGTTGAGGAACAGAAACCTCACAAGGAACATACAAGCGGCTCTTTGATATATAAAaagacaccattaaaaaaaagggtACCAAACTCATTCATAATAAAGGAAATGCAGGCGTGCCCCTGCCCTGAAACCCAAAGGTGCCCACTGTGGGAGCAGCGAGGGGAACGGGGTGCACAACTCTCCATGGGTGTGGAATCGGGACCCCCGCTTTGGGTGCGACCTGGCCGTGTGTGTCCGACGGAGGAAAGTCGGGGCCTTCTGAGCCCACGCCTGCCCTCGGAGCGTACATCCGACGAACATGCACAAGTGACCTGGGAACGGGTCACTCATTCTGTAACAAGCACAGACTGAAATCAGTCTAAACTTCCATCCACAAAAGACTATTAAATCGATTCTGACATAACCATACTTGAGTCCGCCATTGtcaacaagaaaaagagaagttcTCTGTACTGATGTAGAAAGACCTCTAGGACATTTTGGTtagtagggggaaaaaataaaagctaaggaGCAGAAACGTGTTACAATATTTGACTTGTAAGAGAAAAACGAACCTGAATACGGTCGATCTGTCTTTGGTTGAGAAGAGACTAACAGCAGTGTCACAGGTACGTACAAGGCCAGGCGGCTGGGCTGGCGAGGCTGGTAACTCTCAACTGCCTGCTTCCCCGTACGTTTTCACTTTTGAACTATATCAACTATTCAAATCACTAAAGTGCAAGGGCAATGGAATAGTTAACAGTGGTCCATTCAttcacacacaggaacaggactcAGCGATGAAAAGACACAAACTACAGACACATGTGACAACCTTGAGAAACCTCCAGGGAATTAACCAAATGAAAAGAGCTGGTCCCCAAGGGCTACATACTCTGTGATCCCGTTTGTATAACATTCTTGAGACACCGGAAAACAGGAGGACAGACTGACGCCTCCCAGCAGTTAAGGAGGGCGagcagctggggggggggggggctactGAAGGGCAACCACGTGACAGAAACACCCTGCATTCTGACCGCAGCCACAGAGGCATCCTGGGTGTGACATAGTCCTACCTCTCTGCCAGGTGCCACCTTTGGGGAAACTGAGTAAAGGTACTAGGAAGGCTCAGAATTATTTCTTACAATAGTACACGTACATGTGCAATGTCTCAAAATATAAAGTTtcataatgtttttttaaaagacgCTGGGCTGTCAATCTCCATGTCTCAGGTCACCAGGTGGACAGAGCAGAGGACGTAGTCAACCTGATTTGGTTCCCGAGGGCCGGCCTCCTGGAACTCTGCACGAGGTGGGCTACCGCAGGGGACCCTCTCTCTGAGCACAAGGGAAtcccaggaggagaaggggaagccAGTGAGGGAAGGGTGGCCTTCCAAAGGCACAAAGCGGCctttgttgctttaagctgctgaTACCCAGGGAATGCTTGTTACCGCAGCAAGACCTACCCCGTACCATTAGGACTTCCACCCACCCTGTCACATCTGTGCCCGCACCTGCCACCTGACTTCACTCCTGCCCAGCAGGCCACCCTGGGCCGTAAGACAAAACGAGGCAACTGCCTGTGGGGCCCCCTCCTCCACTGTCCGCCAACCCCTCCAGCAGGGGGGCAGCAGCGCAGGCTGTCAGCcggcaggaggcagggctgggctgcacCCCACAGCAGCAGGCAgctctggcctctgcctcccAGTGAGAAAGGAGGGCTAAACCAGCTACAGAACCCTTTCTCCCAACACAACAGTCCTCAGAAGGTGCGGGTGAAACGGATGAGGTCGGAGCAGTTCtgagtggagggagggggtgcGGGCAGCAGGGATGACTAgagcccctccagccccagggcacCCCCTCAAACCACTGGCCTGGCAGCTCTGCACAAGCCAGGGTCCGCAACACTGTGGGGCAGCATGGGAAAGGCAGAGCCCAGGTTCTAGGGCTGGGCATGCTGTGTCCTGCTCCCAGCCTGCCCTGCACTTCCTCTGTGGCCTGGAGAAAACAATGTCACCTCTCAAGGTCTAAGAGTAAGTGACTCCCGGGCTTCCCTGCTCTGATCAGTGGCACTGAAAGCCCCGCGCCCTCAGCTGGGAGCCGCGGCCACGCTCCTCAGGCTCCCTGCAGCATCTCCGCGGCCACCCACCTGCAGGGCCCCGGAAGGCGGTCTCCGGGCAGCCACACCACCAGGCAGCTGTAACCCGCCCTCTGCAAGCTGCCGTCTCCCTTCTGCTCAATGAGTGGGGGTGCACACGCGAAGCACCCGCTCGTGTCCAGCCCACCACCCATGTTAGAGCCCATCACGGCTTCCTGCTACTTGGAGATGCAGTGGGTGGCCCCGGGACACGAGACACCCAGAAAATAGTGCTGCTGCCTGAAAAATAGTGCCTTCCAGCAGCTAGCTCGTGCTTACATGAGCATTTATCGAGCTCCAACTGTGTGCTCTTCCTGTACTGGGACCACAGAGACAGGAAAGACAGGATCCTGGCCCTAGAGGAGTCCATGGGGAGCCCAACACCAAACAAATGACTGCAAGGCAATGAGGAACCAGCCACGAAAGGCTTTCCATCAGTCtgcagccccctgccctgccaggtgCCAGGCCCTCAGGGAAGGGGCAGAGACATCAGCCCAGCAGGTTGAGTAGAGAGGCTGGAAAGACTTTGAGCTCAAACTGCCAGAGCTGCAAAGGCCAAGTGCAGGAGGCAGCCTGATGCTGCAGATGGGCCTCTGGAAAGATGCAGCCAGGGAGACAGGCTGAGTGGCCCTGGGCAGGAAGTCGGGATGCTGCGAGGGAATTAGAGGTCCAGGCTGGAGGCGCGGACCAGCTAGAACACTCGTCCCCGCAACTGAAGATTTTCCGGACCCTGGACCCGGAAGACACAGAACCACTCTGCTCCCCGAGCCcaggctcacctcctgccctccacaCTCATTAGCACCCTCGCTGTGGGTGAGGCAGCAGTGGGGAAGGAGGTCAGACCCAAGGCAGGAATCCAGCTCCTCATTAGCACAGCTACTAAAAGCCTGTGCTGAgagggcagccaagcccaggaagGAGGCTGCAGCGGGGCGTTGTTTTAATGTGGGAGAGACTGATTCAGGGCTGCTGGTGTGAAAACACGTCCCTTTCCAAATACTTGGCAAGGATGGACTACGGATCCCGGTGGAGGGCAGCCAGAGTTGGCTGGGGCGGGAGGCGGTGGGGGCTGCACCCGGCCACCTCCTGGCCAGCTCTGTCTGGCGCCGATTCCCAGACCAGAGCTCTGCTGTCCCCACCATCGCCCGGGGTGCCTGGTTTTCATCTTCCCCAGATGACACCCCAACCTCCTCCTTCCTCACCACCCCATGCCCCTAATATCTGGCTTCCTACCCAGTGCAGGCTCAGTCTGAGCCCTGCAGACCACACCCAGGGTCAGGCTCGGACAACAGGACAGACAGACATGGGCAGATGGATGCCTGAGCATGGCACCTATCCTAAAGCCCTAAAAATGTTTAACTCAATGACTGGACACCTTTCCACAGGTCCAGGAGAGCAGCCACAGCAGATGGTGagctctctcctccctgcctgtcATCCTGCCCTACTGGGAACAAGAATTCCAAGTCCCATCCTGCCTCCCCCTCCATGAGAAATCCCACACTTCCACACCTGGACTCCTTAGAAGCCCTCAGACCCCTGACAAGCCCTCCTTCAGAACATCCGTTCAACACGGAGAGGGCCCGGGAGTAAGTCTTTATTCGTGCAGACTTTATTATCGACGTTCTGCAGCGCACAGGGCATCTTCCAGTGTGGGAGCATCTTCCAATCTGTCCTCCCAGGAAGCAGCAGAGCAGTAAGTGGGCTCTGGAGCCCGAAAGCTGAGTGGCCACTTACGGACCTATGACCTCCGGATAGGTTACTCAGCCCTGGGAAGTGTCCTGGTCTTAGGAATATGAGGAACCTAGCAAGTGCCAGCAGAGACCAGAGGTCTGTAAATGGTGGTCACTATTGTGATGATGACACAAAGTCAGTGACAATGGTCGGTTCTCCTCAGTTCCTGCTGATCCACCTCAAAAGCAGGCTGGGGCAAGCTCTCTGCAGCAGGGGAGGGCTGCTCAGGAGAGGCCTGGCTACGCCAGCCTCCCAGGCACTCCCTGACCCCACAGCCCCGCCTGCCCCTCGAGCAGTGTCTCCAGAAGTCTCCAAGCTTCAGTGCCCGTGTCTCTGCAACGGCATAGACGCCAACACCTCCGACCTCCCGGGGGCTGCAGGCTCAGAAAGGGCAGAGTTCGGGCATCCTCACGTGCTGATGAGGGACGTGGGTCAGGATCCGAGTCCGCAGGACTTCACTGTTCACACCAGGACATTGACACagtcagggctggggctggggccccacCGTTCTCTCAGGGGACATCAGAGGCAGAAAACAAGACAATCTTCCACGGCCCAGTTAAGAAAACAATAGAAGTTTATTGAGCAGGAGCTGCGAGCAGGGGCTTCCAGGGTCACAGGACTGTCTGGCCTGCTCTCTTGTGTCCACCCGGGGCAGTGGGGCTGGCCTCTCCCAGAGGCGGgagcccagggctgctgggacAACGAACAGCCTGCCACCCCAGTTCCCGGAAAGACCCAGCTCTCCTGGGCCAGCAGTCACTCCACAGAGGGGGTCTACAGCTCTGCCGCCGCCACCGTGGACCTGGCCACACGGTGCTGAGCCAAGGGGCCGACAGCCTGGACACTGGGGACtgggagggctgggtgggggtgcACACCTCTCACAGCCAGCGGCAGCCTCCAGCCACAGAGCCCAGACCCCTGGTCCCTGCTCCCCACAACCGTGTCTCCAGTCCTCTCCCAGTGGCCCTCAGTGAGGCTCATGCTGGCCCTCCCCAGCTCAGCACCGAAACCCAGGCCTCCCCTCGCCTCCTGCCTAGGCCCACACGGGCCTGGCCCCAGTCACACCGGCCTGCTGGGCTCCTCGCACCGCTGTGCCCTCCCTCAGGTCCGCCCCTGCTGGAACGGCCTCCCTCCCGTCCTCCCAGACTAATGCTGTTTCCAAGACTCAGTTCAGGTCTCACCAGCACCCAAGGCCCCTTCCCAGATATATATCCAcaccctcagccccacccacagCCACCCGTGTGACAGGGGCCCCTCTCCACATCCATCACTGACCACTCGGTGACCTCACTCTGTAACGTGAGCACCACGGCATCCGGAAGAGGCCAGGAAAGCCTGCAGGGGCACCCGGGCCCACTCGCCACCACTCTGAGTCTCTGCACAGGCCTGGCCGGAGAAAGTCCTCATGGGATGCTCTGCTCCTCGGACGGCAGCCCTGCCCTCAAGAGGCCATGGGGGCCCTGCCGATGACCCTGTCCAGACAGGCACGGCCCTGCAGACCACACCGCATGCCTGTGAGGACACCTGCAGCCCAGGGGGATCGAGGAGGGGAAAGGGCTCCAGGCGGTAGTCTAGCTTTGCAGCCAAGCATGGAATCCTCTTCCCTTCACTTCATCCCCATCCTGGCCCTCAGCAAGCCCCTGGCCGAGGGCGACAATCATGCAGGTGGGATAAGGCCAGGCGGAACGGCTGGACAGCTTCTGAGGACAGCTGTGGATGGCAGCAGGGCGCTGGGAACCAGGGGCCCCCGGAGGCGTCACCGCCCCATTGGTCCACGGGCCCGGGCACTGACACGGCACCTGGCTTGGTAGTGGGTCCTGTCTTCTCTGCCGGGACTCAGGCCAAGACAACTCCCTTCCCATGGAAGGTTCTGCTGGCTCCACAGGCAGCTCCAACAGGAGGCGTGGTTCAGGTCTGTCATGACCCTGCTCACTTCAACAAACAGCCACAGGGTGCCACAGGGGCCACAGCTAGACGTTCAGTGGGAGGGGCTCCCAAGGGGACAGGGCGGGCAGATGGGACGGGCAAATGGCTGCAGCATCTGCCCTGGAGTCCGGGGCCTGGAGCAGGAGGAGCCTTCCCTGAACACCAAGTGCATCACTGAAAAGCGGGAATGACAATCCCCCTCCGGGCCTCAGTGCGCCCGGACGGGACAAAGGCAAGCAAAGGAAAGAGCGGAAACAAGCGCAAGAATTAGCACTGAACACCCAAGGTAATGGCCCTGGAGGAGGCAGAACAGGCCCCTTCACTCTTCAGTTCTGTCCATTCTCCCTCCTCTTTAGTCTTTCGTCACCAACCCCTCCATTCACGGATGCAGCACAGATTCAGGAGCCAGGCAGTGCTGAGTGTCTTGGCAGAACGCAGACGAATCCGAGAGGCGGTCTGCCTTCATGGCCTAGCAAGTTCGTCGTGATGACATCACACAAATCACAATTTAAAGAACATAAAGAATTACAGCTGGCCTGAACCACCCAGGCTGCATTCCACTTGtagcaaaaaacacaaacaagacACAACCAGTAGCCACAGATACACCTGTGCACATTGTTCAGAAGTCTAAGCCTTGACCAACAGTTCATGTCTCCCAGACACCAGAGAACAACGAAACTCTAACACAGAAAGGGTGCTCTGTGCTATGGCCATGAGCATAAATGTGGGTGGGCCAACCCAGAGGAGTCAGAGGACAGGAAAGTATCCATCCAAAGAGGCGTTGAGAGTACAAGGCACTCCAAGTGGAAGGCACGAACATTCTCATGCTGGTGAGAAAAGATATGAAATGTGCAGGAAACCGGGACCTGTGCACTGCTGGGGCACACGAAGCAAGCTGTTGAAGACATGGCTGGAGCAGGAGTCAGGGACCAGATCCTGACTTTCATCCTGCAAGAAGGGACTTAAGGACTCCTGTCTGCCCACGAGCCCCCAAACCCCCAAACCCCCAAACCCCCAAACCCTCAGATGGCAGCACCTGTGCACAGGCACCCATCCCGGGGCCTGGAGAGGAATGCCCAGTGAAGGTTGCCTGGATGCAGTCAGGGCAAGAGGCCAACAAAGGAGGGAAATGTGCAAGTAGCCCTGGAAGCtctacctcctccaggaagccttctctgcctgcctgtctcccaTTGCCACTGTTATAACTGGGCTCCTGCACTGTCCTGAGCAGGCATTTGCTACACTGGGTTTCTACTGAGGACCTACAATGCATGAGGCTGAGCCATAGGGAAGTACCATTTTAACAGACCAAAACATCCTACTATTGACCAACGTCATCTGTATCTCGCCCTGATACTGAGCCCACACTCGGGTATAGTGAGGAACCACCTCAGCCCCTGCCTCGTGGCGAcccaagataaaatggaaaacaggCAAACAACTGGTAAAGACAGAGCGCgctgggaaggaaagaagaaggcaCCAGAAAAGCGGtcctggcagcagagggtggccaggaacctgcgtggagacCTCCAGAAGGACGGTGAGCCGCCACACCGCCCGGAACTAAAACAAGGGCAGGATGAGGGCAGGTGACGAAGAGGAGCCACGTGTGACCGGAAGGGCAGCAGGCCCATCTGGTCAAACAGCGCAACGCAGAACTTTCTGCCCTGACCGCAGGGTTCCATGCGGGGCCACGCGTGTCTAGTGACCGCCACACTGGACGGCGCACGCAGACCCCAGAGGGCAAGAGTGGAGTGAGACGTAAGGAGGAGGCTCCTGAAGGGCTTCCGTAGGGGCAGCACAGAGCGTGGTCACCTGGAAGCTGCAAGGGCCAGAGGACCCCAGCCCTCAGTACTCAAGAGATACTTTTTAAGTCAAacgtggaggaggggcaggaagggacgCGGGGGTGGCGCATCGGGTCCGGCTCTCCTCCAATGGTTCCCACCCCTTGGCGACGAGGACGGTCCCTTGAGAGCAACAACTGGGTACCGCGACCTCAAACCAAGCGCTCGGACCGCAGCGGGACTCCCTGaccgccccgcccctcccacgGCGCCCCGCCCCTAAGCCCCGCCCCTCCCACGGCGCCCCATCCCTGGAGCCCCTCCCGccgcgccggccccgccccgcccccagccgccGCGGGCCCCGAGCCCCTCCCAGCCTGGGCCCGTGCTTATCCCGCCTCTGGCCGAGCGCCCTCCCGGCCAGCCCGCCTCGCCCGCCGGCCCTCCCCGGCCGGCCCAGCCCCGCCGCGCGCCGCCATCTCACCTGGGCCTGGGAGCCTCACGGGCACTCTCCGTGCGGTCTCCGCGGGAGGGGCGGTGCGGGGGGCGGAGCCGGCACCCAAACATCACGTGACGGCCCCTCCCGCCCCGGCGAGGAACGCTAGGCCCCCTCCGCCCGTCCCGTCAGGCCTGGCGCTACGCGCCAGCCAATGGCCGCCCGAGCCGTGGACGCGTCGCGGACGGCGTGCGCCCGGGGACTACAAGTCCCAGAGTGCCCCGCGCGGGCGGCGGCAACGGTCTGAGACGGCGGCCGGCTGGGCCAGAAAACTCGCTCCGGGCGGGCGCTCCCTCTGGTGCCCAGGGTCGCGGCCCCTCTGTGGCCCCGAGGGCCCCGGAGAACGCGCGGTCCCGGCCTCTCGAGCAGGGCCGAGCCCTTCCCGCCGCCTCCCCGGGCCTGTGAGATGGCCGGCTCTCTCACCCccgagcctcagtctccccatctgtgaaacGGGACCGACTTTGAAGGTGAAGTTAGACCCTCAGTGCGCGGCCCCGCCTCAGGCCGGACCGGGTCTCACGGGTCGGAGCGGCAGAGCCGGGGCCGGGCAGTGGCCGTGCGGGGCCGGGCAGCCGGCGCGAGGACTCGGGAGGCCTGCACGCCCAAGAGCCGAAGGGCCGGCGCCCGGGTCTAAGGTCACCCGTGCCCCGCGGACCCTACGCCTTGGTCCTCGCCTGCGGAGGCGTAGACGCGGTCGTCACCACACAGCAAAGTGTTTCCTCGGCGGCGGGGTGTGCTTCAGGGGACAGGTCTCCAGGACAGACACCTCCCGAGAGCGGGGCAATCGGGTATGAGGACGCTCCGGCCACGCCGCACCCTCAGCCGGCCTCGGGgtgtggagggaaggaggggaaagtgAAGAACACCTCTTATGAGACGACCACCTGCAGAGCCTGCTTCCCGCCTACACAGCGCGGGTGAGTGCTGCCTCGGGCTGCGGACTGGGCGGTCCAGCTGAAGCGAGCGGGGCCTTCCCAGAGGGGATGCTCGGTACCTGCTGCTTCCTCCCCGAGTTTGGGGTAACCCCACCTAGCACCTcccagagaagcaggagagaCAGCCCCCTCCACCAGGACTTCCCCTGGAAGAGCCTGGAGCCAACAGGAGAGGGTAAGGAGGATGCCGAGGAGACCCCAGGAGGATGCACCCGGGGAAGCTGCGACAGCGCCACGAGCACCTATCTGCTGTGCCACATGTGGTCCTGCCTCCGGGGTCCTCAGACGGGGCCTCTGCAGCGCCCACTGAAGCCCACTCCAGAAACGCTGCTCTAACAGGAGCGGTGACACAGGCTTCTGCGTGGTTGTGCAGGATCTTCTGGTCACTCAACCTGGGTTCTGCAGTGAGTGTCCCTCCCCCTAACCTT from the Camelus bactrianus isolate YW-2024 breed Bactrian camel chromosome 25, ASM4877302v1, whole genome shotgun sequence genome contains:
- the LOC141575000 gene encoding uncharacterized protein LOC141575000; protein product: MESSSLHFIPILALSKPLAEGDNHAGFHAGPRVSSDRHTGRRTQTPEGKSGAWRYAPANGRPSRGRVADGVRPGTTSPRVPRAGGGNGLRRRPAGPENSLRAGAPSGAQGRGPSVAPRAPENARSRPLEQGRALPAASPGLARPRLRPDRVSRVGAAEPGPGSGRAGPGSRREDSGGLHAQEPKGRRPGLRSPVPRGPYALVLACGGVDAVVTTQQSVSSAAGCASGDRSPGQTPPESGAIGYEDAPATPHPQPASGCGGKEGKVKNTSYETTTCRACFPPTQRGLECGHSVPEQLRVEPTLCPSYTTDSSSQEKPAPASSPGADTIPSCVTLTSDTFSRHVLQSSNGGDKGR